A part of Gossypium hirsutum isolate 1008001.06 chromosome A07, Gossypium_hirsutum_v2.1, whole genome shotgun sequence genomic DNA contains:
- the LOC107912983 gene encoding pheophorbide a oxygenase, chloroplastic — protein MAVFLATTVSTTRIASSFIASSQTSKPHAFISPTKNNLAPRRITRLKPLHVATPSSAVAPSPDQKQDEEYRVSDEFSEEGSDAKFSWKDHWYPVSLVEDLDPTLPTPFQLLGRDLVLWFDKSKNQWVAFDDKCPHRLAPLSEGRLDENGHLQCSYHGWSFDGCGSCTRIPQAASQGPEARAVQSPRACATVFPTMVSQGLLFVWPDENGQERASATKPPMLPDDFKKPEFATVNIQRDLFYGYDTLMENVSDPSHIDFAHHKVTGRRDRAKPLPFKVESSGPWGFGGSNDDNPKISSKFIAPCYYINKIEIDTKLPIVGEQKWKIWICSFNVPMAPGKTRSIVCSARNFFQFTVPGSAWWQVVPRWFEHWTSNKVYDGDMIVLQGQEKIFLSKSMESSEDINKQYTKLTFTPTQADRFVLAFRNWLRRHGNSQPEWLTSVGQQPLPSTVLSKRQMLDRFEQHTLKCSSCKQAYKSFQTWQKILMGATVAFCATASIPSDMQFRVVLALLGVVSAGLAYTLHELEKNFVFVDYVHAEID, from the exons ATGGCGGTGTTTCTAGCTACCACTGTTTCTACTACTCGTATAGCCTCTTCTTTTATTGCGTCCTCACAAACAAGCAAACCCCATGCTTTTATATCTCCAACCAAGAACAACCTCGCTCCAAGAAGAATCACAAGGCTTAAACCTCTCCACGTGGCAACTCCATCATCAGCAGTAGCACCCTCACCGGATCAGAAACAAGACGAAGAGTATAGAGTTAGCGATGAGTTTAGTGAAGAGGGTTCAGATGCTAAGTTCTCGTGGAAAGATCATTGGTACCCGGTTTCTTTGGTTGAAGATTTGGACCCAACTTTACCAACCCCATTTCAGCTTCTGGGTCGTGATTTAGTGCTTTGGTTTGATAAATCAAAGAATCAATGGGTTGCTTTTGATGATAAGTGTCCCCATAGGCTTGCTCCTTTATCT GAAGGGCGACTAGATGAAAATGGGCACTTGCAATGTTCATATCATGGATGGTCTTTTGATGGATGTGGATCATGCACTAGGATTCCTCAGGCTGCATCTCAAGGTCCTGAAGCTCGTGCTGTTCAGTCTCCAAGAGCCTGTGCTACTGTGTTTCCTACAATGGTGTCTCAAGGATTGCTTTTCGTTTGGCCGGACGAGAATGGGCAGGAAAGAGCTAGTGCCACCAAGCCCCCAAT GTTACCTGATGACTTTAAAAAACCGGAGTTTGCAACCGTTAATATTCAGCGTGATCTGTTCTATGGTTATGATACCCTCATGGAGAATGTCTCTGATCCTTCCCATATTGATTTTGCTCATCACAAG GTTACAGGGAGGAGAGACCGAGCTAAACCTCTTCCGTTTAAGGTGGAGTCTAGTGGTCCTTGGGGCTTTGGTGGATCAAATGATGATAATCCCAAGATCAGTTCTAAGTTTATAGCACCatgttattatataaataa AATAGAGATAGACACGAAACTTCCTATAGTTGGTGAGCAGAAATGGAAGATATGGATATGTTCGTTCAATGTACCAATGGCTCCAGGGAAGACTCGATCAATCGTTTGTAGTGCTCGAAACTTCTTCCAGTTTACAGTGCCTGGGTCTGCCTGGTGGCAG GTGGTTCCTAGATGGTTCGAGCATTGGACTTCGAACAAGGTCTATGATGGAGACATGATTGTTCTTCAAGGACAAGAAAAGATCTTTCTTTCAAAGTCCATGGAGAGTTCTGAGGACATAAACAAGCAGTACACAAAGCTCACATTCACACCCACGCAAGCTGATCGCTTCGTCTTGGCATTTCGAAATTGGCTAAGACGTCACGGCAATAGTCAACCTGAATGGCTCACCTCGGTCGGCCAACAACCTCTACCATCCACAGTATTATCAAAACGCCAG ATGTTAGATAGATTCGAGCAGCATACGCTCAAATGTTCATCATGCAAACAAGCATACAAATCATTTCAAACATGGCAAAAGATCCTAATGGGTGCAACGGTTGCATTTTGCGCAACAGCCAGCATTCCATCCGACATGCAATTCCGAGTAGTTTTAGCACTACTTGGAGTGGTTTCTGCAGGTTTGGCATATACATTGCATGAACTGGAAAAGAACTTCGTTTTTGTTGATTATGTACACGCTGAAATCGATTAG
- the LOC107912982 gene encoding probable transcription factor At2g01370: protein MSTTPPSTAPNGRSRVFSESDEIQILKCLIRATKSIPPPITTVGTSTINRIIKRLDHRFTVSQITDKIRRLRDKHHNHARNRALVRNHHDRRIFKLSKRIWGKKATPRKKNNKSEDQGAIEVGGDGVEKLDKFPYLVAEFSKVLPENEVWKQKMKRVGEEKLRKMDQEWVMLKVEEAKLVAKKAELIQLQIMEVMGGNGSANGV, encoded by the coding sequence ATGTCAACTACCCCTCCTTCCACCGCTCCAAACGGCCGATCCAGGGTTTTCAGCGAATCAGACGAAATCCAGATCCTCAAATGTTTAATCAGAGCCACCAAATCCATTCCTCCGCCCATCACCACCGTGGGTACCTCTACCATCAACCGCATCATCAAGCGTCTCGACCACAGGTTCACCGTCTCCCAGATCACCGACAAGATCCGCAGGCTCAGAGACAAGCACCACAACCATGCAAGGAACAGAGCCCTGGTAAGGAACCATCACGACCGGCGAATATTCAAGCTTTCCAAAAGAATTTGGGGCAAGAAAGCAACACCCAGAAAGAAGAATAACAAGTCAGAAGATCAAGGGGCTATTGAAGTGGGAGGTGATGGGGTCGAGAAATTGGACAAGTTTCCATACCTGGTGGCTGAATTTTCCAAGGTTTTGCCCGAAAATGAAGTGTGGAAACAGAAGATGAAGAGAGTGGGAGAGGAGAAGTTGAGGAAGATGGATCAAGAATGGGTGATGTTGAAGGTTGAAGAAGCTAAATTGGTGGCTAAGAAGGCTGAATTAATACAGCTGCAGATTATGGAGGTAATGGGGGGGAATGGGTCCGCAAATGGGGTTTAA